The Nitrosopumilus cobalaminigenes genome contains a region encoding:
- a CDS encoding cobalamin B12-binding domain-containing protein, producing MVYIRAKKVKSDQYLYLVKSVWDSKKSTSKQEIVKYLGKASDVVKDDIPIEYRSDPKVLSVLASFNPKDIKKREEASKKSKQQLYKKLTEGNIEECVKIYKEYVKIFNAADFFDKILKPVMYDIGEHWANNKISIATEHVASNIAQTLVRIIMDRVSGTGNKKKILICVPLGEEHHLGCDVLETYLSIKGFKVYNMGTSLPTESIMNFIENNNPDIVFVSITLPDNISAGQRLVRKIRDECNIPILVGGYAMQSEKIPKFDAKIVSDPNLEELPKIIRTA from the coding sequence ATGGTGTACATTAGAGCTAAAAAAGTAAAATCTGATCAATATCTATACCTAGTCAAAAGTGTCTGGGATTCAAAAAAGAGCACATCAAAGCAAGAAATTGTAAAATATCTGGGCAAAGCGTCTGATGTTGTAAAAGACGATATTCCAATAGAATATAGAAGTGATCCAAAAGTGTTGTCAGTTCTTGCTTCTTTTAATCCTAAAGATATTAAAAAAAGAGAAGAAGCTTCAAAAAAATCCAAACAGCAATTATACAAAAAATTAACTGAAGGTAATATTGAAGAGTGTGTAAAAATATACAAAGAATATGTTAAAATTTTTAATGCTGCAGATTTCTTTGATAAAATCCTAAAACCGGTCATGTACGATATAGGAGAACATTGGGCAAATAATAAAATCAGCATTGCAACAGAACATGTTGCAAGCAATATCGCTCAAACATTAGTCAGAATAATTATGGACAGAGTATCAGGTACTGGAAATAAGAAAAAGATTTTGATATGCGTACCACTAGGAGAAGAACATCATTTAGGATGTGATGTGTTAGAGACATATCTTTCAATTAAAGGATTTAAAGTATACAATATGGGAACATCACTTCCAACTGAATCAATAATGAATTTTATTGAAAATAATAATCCAGATATTGTGTTTGTTTCAATTACATTGCCAGATAATATTTCTGCAGGACAAAGATTAGTAAGAAAAATTAGAGATGAATGCAACATTCCAATTTTAGTTGGAGGTTATGCAATGCAATCAGAAAAAATTCCAAAATTTGATGCTAAGATAGTATCGGACCCAAATTTAGAAGAACTACCAAAGATCATTAGAACTGCATAA
- a CDS encoding pyrimidine dimer DNA glycosylase/endonuclease V codes for MRIWDISPALLCRNHLLGEHRELHAMWTVITENKKGYSKHPETLRWIGKLKAMYFRHEKLVSEMKSRGYNHQSPLDKRKAVGGGIQDIFIDTPMNQIRILKNKKCDCKLS; via the coding sequence ATGAGAATTTGGGATATTTCTCCTGCATTGCTTTGCAGAAATCATTTACTTGGAGAGCATCGAGAACTTCATGCGATGTGGACAGTGATCACTGAAAATAAAAAAGGATATTCTAAGCATCCTGAAACCTTAAGGTGGATTGGAAAGCTAAAAGCCATGTATTTTAGGCACGAAAAGTTGGTTTCAGAAATGAAATCTAGAGGTTATAATCACCAAAGCCCTCTAGACAAAAGAAAAGCCGTTGGGGGTGGAATTCAAGATATTTTTATTGATACTCCCATGAATCAAATACGTATTTTAAAAAACAAAAAATGTGATTGTAAATTATCTTAA
- a CDS encoding mechanosensitive ion channel family protein — translation MVFEFLQSLADVELTEGFTLLSLFLGGIIMSVGIIVARTVRLIFSKYYAPKLPQDSAKNFGKLIYFGIIILSFLVFTSTTNVDFSGLLVAGGIFGIVIGFATQSVVSNLISGIFLMIEKPVKQGDKIEIPSSGVVGTLLDISTFSVRVRKFDGTIIRIPNESFFTSNIRSLSSTPVRRSEAIIGIAYKEDIEGAVSVLEKSIRRSLPFVLTLPKPEFRIKELADSSVNIEILVWHPRDDWDAVGPHLLKVAKNALDAAGIEIPFPQRVIWKAKE, via the coding sequence TTGGTTTTTGAATTTTTACAATCTCTTGCTGATGTTGAACTTACTGAAGGATTCACTCTTCTTTCATTATTTTTAGGTGGAATAATTATGAGTGTTGGAATTATTGTTGCACGAACTGTGAGACTTATTTTTTCAAAATACTATGCCCCTAAATTACCTCAAGACTCTGCGAAAAACTTTGGAAAATTAATTTATTTTGGGATTATTATCTTATCGTTCCTAGTTTTTACTTCCACAACAAATGTTGATTTCTCTGGATTGCTTGTTGCAGGAGGCATATTTGGTATTGTTATTGGTTTTGCAACTCAATCTGTAGTATCTAATTTAATTTCTGGAATTTTCTTGATGATAGAAAAACCTGTAAAACAGGGTGACAAAATAGAAATTCCAAGTTCTGGGGTGGTTGGAACTTTATTAGATATCAGCACTTTTTCTGTTCGTGTAAGGAAATTTGATGGAACTATTATTAGAATTCCTAATGAATCCTTTTTCACTTCTAACATTCGTTCATTAAGTTCTACTCCTGTTAGGCGGTCTGAAGCAATAATTGGAATTGCTTACAAAGAAGATATTGAAGGTGCAGTATCGGTGCTTGAAAAATCTATTCGCCGCTCATTACCTTTTGTTTTGACTCTGCCAAAACCTGAATTTAGGATAAAGGAGTTGGCTGATTCTAGTGTAAATATTGAAATTTTGGTATGGCATCCTAGAGATGATTGGGATGCAGTAGGTCCTCATTTACTTAAAGTTGCCAAAAATGCTCTTGACGCAGCTGGAATTGAAATTCCATTCCCTCAACGTGTTATTTGGAAAGCAAAAGAGTAA
- a CDS encoding pyridoxamine 5'-phosphate oxidase family protein, which yields MNNPTIGNNISNKKIPVRIAFIKPDGTPNIISLWYEQIDGKIFCATQKSAKIVSYLQNNPKCGFEIATDTPPYMGTRGTGTAKIINDDGEKILTILMNKYLGDKKSILSEFLKNNSKSEIAIEITPSKIFNYDYSQRMKDV from the coding sequence ATGAATAATCCAACAATTGGGAATAACATTTCTAATAAAAAAATACCTGTTAGAATAGCTTTCATCAAGCCTGACGGCACTCCCAATATAATTTCTCTATGGTATGAACAAATAGATGGAAAAATTTTTTGTGCAACACAAAAATCGGCTAAAATTGTTTCATATTTACAAAACAATCCTAAATGTGGATTTGAAATAGCAACTGATACACCTCCATACATGGGCACAAGAGGAACTGGTACTGCAAAAATCATTAATGATGATGGAGAAAAAATTCTTACAATACTAATGAACAAATATCTTGGAGACAAAAAATCTATCCTTTCTGAATTTTTAAAAAATAACTCAAAATCTGAAATTGCAATAGAGATAACTCCTAGCAAAATTTTCAATTATGATTATTCTCAAAGAATGAAGGATGTTTAA
- a CDS encoding transcription initiation factor IIB produces the protein MIAELVHQKDCKKNLMITDGYTGEIACSNCGAVSNEKSIDISSETTGLSGEEYQSNSRVGMKTSLKMADRGLSTIMQAQDKDATGKSLSNENRRMFYRLRMWDRNSRSAISVKSFQKAFTLLDGISSKLGLPESVVEETAYLFRKIAAKKILAGRSTNAMLCATVYITCRLTDTPRTLQDVANAGNIKKKNLQRIYRFLVNELDLHPDAYNPNEFVTRVSKAVGLTEKTERLAFKILGHASKKKVSTSKNPMAMAAAAINLASVINHEKITQLKISKASGISAVTIRDRSKEIKEKVGGEING, from the coding sequence ATGATAGCAGAATTAGTACATCAAAAAGACTGTAAAAAAAATCTGATGATAACAGATGGTTATACAGGAGAAATTGCATGTAGTAACTGCGGAGCAGTTTCAAATGAAAAGTCAATCGACATTAGTTCAGAAACAACAGGACTCAGTGGAGAAGAATATCAAAGTAATTCCAGAGTAGGGATGAAGACATCATTGAAGATGGCAGATAGAGGACTATCAACAATCATGCAAGCACAAGATAAAGACGCCACAGGTAAATCACTATCAAATGAAAATCGAAGAATGTTTTATCGTTTAAGAATGTGGGATAGAAACAGTCGTTCTGCAATTTCCGTTAAATCATTTCAAAAAGCATTTACATTGTTAGATGGGATTAGCTCAAAATTAGGTTTGCCTGAATCTGTTGTGGAAGAGACAGCATACTTGTTTAGAAAAATAGCTGCTAAAAAAATACTTGCAGGGAGATCAACAAATGCAATGCTTTGTGCTACAGTTTACATCACATGTAGACTAACAGATACCCCAAGGACATTACAAGACGTTGCAAATGCAGGAAACATTAAGAAGAAAAACCTACAAAGAATCTACAGATTCCTAGTAAATGAATTAGATTTGCACCCAGATGCATATAACCCAAATGAATTTGTTACAAGAGTCTCAAAGGCAGTTGGACTAACAGAGAAAACAGAAAGACTGGCATTTAAAATTCTAGGGCATGCATCAAAGAAAAAAGTCTCAACTAGTAAAAACCCAATGGCAATGGCAGCAGCTGCAATTAATTTAGCATCAGTGATAAATCATGAAAAAATCACTCAATTGAAAATTTCTAAAGCATCAGGAATTAGTGCAGTAACAATCAGAGACCGCTCCAAAGAAATCAAAGAAAAAGTAGGGGGTGAAATCAATGGGTAG
- a CDS encoding cobalamin-binding protein yields the protein MTVNRIVSFLPSATELIYELELQDKLFGVTHECKYPQDACLKPKVINTVVDSEKLTSKEIDTTTCKLLSEGKDVFILDEENLKKANPDLIISQETCEVCAAYTNQVNKAVKILETKPIIHSMDPHNMKEIIESVMKIGEILECNQKAKNITESLEKRISRIRQNNTNDKPKVLAIEWIEPFFTAGHWVPEMVEIAGGKNMISKTGEHSRRLEIKEIIESNPDIIILMPCGFDTKRTIKEYFEILKNNESWNSLNAVKNNKVFAVDANSFFSKPSIRTVEGVEILAKIIQPEKFGNLRVSKHAFALIGNEYS from the coding sequence ATGACAGTAAATAGAATTGTTTCATTTTTGCCTAGCGCCACTGAATTGATATATGAATTAGAGTTACAAGATAAACTGTTTGGAGTAACACATGAATGTAAATATCCACAAGATGCATGTTTAAAACCCAAAGTTATCAACACGGTTGTTGATTCTGAAAAATTAACTAGTAAAGAAATTGACACTACAACTTGTAAATTACTAAGTGAAGGTAAAGATGTTTTTATTTTAGACGAAGAAAATTTGAAAAAAGCCAATCCAGATTTGATAATTTCACAAGAAACGTGTGAAGTTTGTGCTGCATATACCAACCAAGTCAATAAAGCAGTAAAAATTTTGGAAACAAAACCAATTATTCATTCAATGGATCCCCACAACATGAAAGAGATCATAGAATCAGTAATGAAAATAGGGGAAATTCTAGAATGCAATCAAAAAGCAAAAAACATCACAGAATCACTAGAAAAAAGAATCTCACGCATCAGACAAAATAATACAAATGATAAACCAAAAGTGCTGGCAATAGAATGGATTGAACCATTCTTTACTGCAGGTCATTGGGTTCCAGAAATGGTTGAAATTGCAGGAGGTAAAAACATGATTAGTAAAACAGGTGAACATTCAAGACGATTAGAAATCAAGGAAATAATAGAATCAAATCCAGATATCATTATTTTGATGCCATGTGGTTTTGATACAAAAAGAACAATCAAAGAATATTTTGAAATTCTCAAAAATAATGAATCTTGGAATTCATTAAACGCGGTAAAAAACAACAAAGTTTTTGCTGTAGACGCAAACTCATTTTTTAGTAAACCAAGCATCAGAACAGTTGAAGGAGTTGAAATCTTAGCAAAGATAATTCAGCCTGAAAAGTTTGGCAATTTGAGAGTTTCAAAACACGCATTTGCCCTCATTGGGAATGAGTATTCATAG
- a CDS encoding FAD-dependent oxidoreductase yields MSEPVVIVGAGVGGLTTSALLSQNGYKVMILEKSAQLGGRTASMVFRNHVLDNGFHIMPFYKKSAIFEILKKLKIDSKLKLAKVDDIAFYSDDGFHVYPKGMLDLLKLSLLPLKSRLKLLKILLPLAFTSISKSESWDDTPLTKITKNLDSDTNAFFEAICMLAFADTADHISLGEFTRTIIRANPFKGGTSEFAYPDNGGYDSICNVLSDYILENNGEIHTKQSVNKVIVENSKVKGVFITNPNGEDTFISTKCVVISYPAYSALNQLFDKNIISSDFIKKINQLNKTTSVVEVHFALKSKIDSRQVVFPVGKHYTTKGIFFISNITPSVSPKGEHLIIAGTPVLPEDTENPLKIKEIVTRMKQEISSIYSQFEPSLIWERPMAWKLVESVVKEPGKVWKSKMPHHIPGIDGLFFVGDSTISYGIGTDSAAHSSILCYPKIESFLKN; encoded by the coding sequence ATGTCTGAGCCTGTTGTAATCGTTGGAGCTGGGGTTGGAGGATTAACTACTTCTGCATTACTGTCTCAAAATGGCTATAAAGTAATGATTCTTGAAAAATCTGCACAGTTGGGTGGGAGAACTGCATCTATGGTATTCAGAAACCATGTTTTGGATAATGGGTTCCATATTATGCCTTTTTATAAAAAATCTGCAATTTTTGAAATTTTAAAAAAATTAAAAATTGATTCAAAATTGAAACTTGCAAAAGTTGATGACATTGCATTTTATTCTGATGATGGATTTCATGTGTATCCTAAAGGAATGTTAGATTTATTGAAGCTTTCATTATTGCCTCTAAAAAGTAGACTCAAACTTTTAAAGATTCTTCTTCCTTTGGCGTTTACCTCAATTTCTAAGAGTGAATCTTGGGATGATACTCCATTAACAAAAATCACAAAAAATTTAGATTCTGATACAAATGCTTTTTTTGAGGCAATTTGCATGTTAGCTTTTGCAGATACTGCAGATCACATTTCTTTAGGTGAATTTACTAGAACTATTATTCGAGCTAATCCTTTCAAAGGGGGAACTAGTGAATTTGCATATCCTGATAATGGTGGTTATGATTCAATTTGTAATGTCTTATCTGATTATATTTTAGAAAATAATGGGGAAATTCATACAAAACAATCTGTCAATAAAGTAATTGTTGAAAATTCAAAAGTGAAGGGTGTGTTTATAACAAATCCAAATGGTGAAGACACGTTTATCTCTACAAAATGTGTTGTTATTTCATATCCCGCATATTCTGCATTAAATCAACTTTTTGATAAAAACATCATCTCTTCAGATTTTATTAAAAAAATTAATCAATTGAATAAAACTACTTCTGTGGTAGAAGTTCATTTTGCATTAAAATCTAAAATTGATTCACGTCAAGTTGTTTTTCCTGTGGGCAAGCATTATACTACTAAAGGGATTTTTTTTATTTCAAATATTACCCCCTCTGTATCTCCAAAAGGGGAACATTTGATTATTGCAGGAACTCCTGTATTGCCTGAAGATACTGAAAATCCACTAAAAATTAAAGAAATTGTTACACGAATGAAACAAGAAATTTCTTCAATTTATTCTCAGTTTGAACCTTCATTAATTTGGGAACGTCCGATGGCATGGAAATTGGTAGAATCTGTAGTTAAAGAGCCTGGAAAAGTGTGGAAATCAAAAATGCCTCATCACATTCCTGGGATTGATGGTTTGTTCTTTGTAGGAGATTCTACAATTAGTTATGGGATAGGCACTGATTCAGCTGCCCACAGTTCAATCCTATGTTATCCTAAAATTGAATCTTTTTTGAAAAATTGA
- a CDS encoding peptidase, whose amino-acid sequence MKTAITTIAAILIIASTVSTAYAEVPGWVKNNAGWWADGTISESEFLTGISFLIEDGIIEVPPTSVSSETSEGVPAWVKNNAGWWADGTISDTEFVNGIQHLIKSGFISISLTSESIPMESTVTDNSDSELTSLQSELEACSEIKVGYKRLDCEKPLKKAIALYEYKSNAETFTIGPINYYWYGIGSEGNEFEVRPSGQPILSIRMLAENTSSEITALHCTSPSICAYDVWDGSKAYKYSGMDFTSGEIVLNPGDSREFNILFGPNIGYGGTEFEYDPSKSYIFRINEPYGSMNIPLDLE is encoded by the coding sequence ATGAAAACCGCAATAACTACAATTGCAGCAATTCTGATAATTGCCTCTACCGTTTCTACTGCTTATGCAGAAGTTCCTGGTTGGGTAAAAAACAATGCAGGTTGGTGGGCTGATGGAACCATTTCCGAATCTGAATTCCTAACTGGAATCTCATTTTTGATAGAAGATGGAATAATAGAAGTACCTCCAACATCTGTATCTTCAGAAACTTCTGAGGGTGTACCAGCTTGGGTAAAAAACAATGCAGGTTGGTGGGCTGATGGAACCATTTCTGATACTGAATTTGTAAATGGGATTCAACACTTGATAAAATCTGGATTCATTTCCATTTCTCTTACTTCTGAATCAATACCAATGGAATCAACTGTTACAGACAACAGTGATTCAGAATTAACATCTCTTCAAAGTGAATTGGAAGCATGTTCAGAAATCAAAGTCGGATACAAAAGACTAGATTGTGAAAAACCCCTCAAAAAGGCAATAGCTCTGTATGAATACAAATCTAATGCAGAAACATTCACAATTGGACCAATCAACTATTATTGGTATGGAATAGGTTCTGAAGGAAATGAATTTGAAGTTCGTCCATCAGGACAACCTATTTTGAGCATCCGAATGTTGGCTGAAAATACTAGCTCAGAAATAACTGCATTACATTGTACAAGTCCTTCAATATGTGCTTATGATGTTTGGGATGGCTCAAAGGCCTACAAATATTCTGGAATGGACTTTACAAGTGGGGAAATAGTACTTAATCCAGGTGATTCAAGAGAATTCAATATTCTATTTGGACCTAATATTGGATATGGTGGAACTGAGTTTGAATATGATCCTTCAAAATCATACATATTCCGAATCAATGAGCCTTATGGAAGTATGAACATCCCTCTAGATTTGGAGTAA
- a CDS encoding YbgA family protein — MSEKQDIFSIETQTITEKDVIDYVIERFEDVKKNKKINNLVSFQAINKYMIMAHNQEELKILGNLVASNKKVDFNKILTEYEMHLKKSLESEPTIKKHSNVILHIFGHFSNNFNQQEKEKFFDLLDKFKNKRISVGEILAEIEPIIYRFNDTYLASQTYFLLYSNPHPGNLFKLLSKKLY; from the coding sequence GTGAGTGAGAAACAAGATATATTCAGCATAGAAACTCAAACAATTACTGAAAAAGATGTCATAGATTATGTGATTGAACGATTTGAAGATGTTAAAAAAAATAAGAAAATAAATAATTTAGTTTCGTTTCAGGCCATCAACAAATACATGATCATGGCACATAATCAGGAGGAATTAAAAATATTGGGCAACTTAGTTGCAAGTAATAAAAAAGTAGATTTCAATAAAATTCTCACAGAATACGAGATGCATCTGAAAAAATCTTTAGAAAGTGAACCCACAATAAAAAAACATAGTAATGTCATATTGCATATTTTTGGACATTTCTCAAATAATTTCAATCAACAAGAAAAAGAAAAATTTTTTGATTTACTTGATAAATTTAAAAACAAGAGAATTTCGGTGGGCGAAATTTTGGCAGAGATTGAACCAATAATTTATCGATTTAATGACACATATCTTGCAAGCCAAACTTATTTTCTATTGTATTCAAACCCACATCCAGGAAATTTGTTTAAACTGTTATCAAAGAAGTTATATTAA
- a CDS encoding DUF432 domain-containing protein, which yields MSESGMDSAFSNYGVYSIDDQMDFTFPNITVKIKKIGKNVFSYTRKDSEDNLLEKIIPTSSSEITLEIAPIRSLNYPARRSEYMYLELESPIFLSKDSSAVVLVNCPIEIGVFLIHGESKESLDWFTCDPLNSRFCLYGTPESGTLCKYALSNIVESYDDSIPFFNAVMEINFKNDLNKGLTISKIVFPISENSIYYKDSKAIVDSLSAVLKKKLTLEILDVDPIPIQTEWTKSPTYERIEHVKRIDMGVD from the coding sequence ATGAGTGAATCTGGAATGGACTCTGCCTTTTCAAATTATGGCGTTTATTCTATTGATGATCAAATGGATTTTACTTTTCCAAATATTACTGTAAAAATCAAGAAAATAGGAAAAAATGTTTTTTCCTATACTAGGAAGGACTCTGAAGATAATCTCTTAGAAAAAATAATCCCGACATCTTCTTCTGAGATAACTCTTGAAATTGCTCCTATTCGATCCTTGAATTACCCTGCACGTCGTTCTGAGTATATGTATCTGGAGCTTGAATCTCCTATTTTCCTATCAAAAGATTCATCAGCCGTAGTTTTAGTAAATTGTCCTATTGAAATTGGTGTTTTTTTGATTCATGGTGAAAGTAAAGAATCTCTGGATTGGTTTACTTGTGACCCTTTAAACTCTAGATTTTGTCTTTATGGTACTCCTGAATCTGGAACCCTCTGTAAATATGCCCTTTCAAATATCGTTGAATCATATGATGACTCTATCCCTTTTTTCAATGCAGTGATGGAAATTAATTTTAAAAATGATCTAAACAAAGGATTGACAATATCCAAAATTGTTTTTCCCATTTCCGAAAATTCAATATATTATAAAGATTCTAAAGCAATAGTTGATTCTTTGTCTGCGGTATTAAAGAAAAAACTCACTTTGGAAATACTGGATGTTGATCCAATTCCTATTCAAACCGAATGGACAAAATCTCCAACTTATGAAAGAATTGAACATGTTAAACGAATAGACATGGGAGTTGATTAG
- the ychF gene encoding YchF-related putative GTPase, whose product MPIKIGLIGKTNTGKTTFFNSATLSSEEISSYPFTTKSPVSGIAHAISLCVHPEFKIQDNPNNSKCLDGWRYIPIELIDLPGLIKDAWKGKGLGNQFLSIAAQSDALLHVVDASGGIDSSGQITESGTGDPISDFADIEEELIMWYHKILEGNRDKVSKLIKTGSDVLDAITDLYRGIGVTKTHVKETFHATNLEDKDFDDFDMTDTKKFASHLRKISKPTLIVANKVDVEGADKNFVRLRERYNDSIVIPVSGDSEFVLRRAEQKGLIKYSPGSETFEILKSDELNEKQNNALNFIKKGIMGEYMRTGVQFAINVAVFKLLKMNSIYPVADDKNLADKKGRVLPDLILLQDGATISDLAKEIHSDLTKGLLYAKDLRYNLRLPTDYQLRDRDVVSLVSAAKK is encoded by the coding sequence ATGCCTATCAAGATTGGATTAATTGGTAAAACCAATACTGGTAAAACCACTTTCTTTAATTCAGCTACACTGTCATCTGAGGAAATTTCATCTTATCCTTTTACTACAAAATCTCCTGTATCTGGAATTGCACATGCAATTTCATTATGTGTTCATCCGGAATTCAAAATTCAAGACAATCCAAATAATTCTAAATGCCTTGATGGTTGGAGATACATTCCTATTGAATTAATTGACTTACCTGGATTGATAAAAGATGCCTGGAAGGGTAAGGGATTGGGGAATCAATTCCTGTCAATTGCTGCTCAATCTGATGCTTTGCTTCATGTAGTTGATGCTTCTGGAGGGATAGATTCATCAGGACAAATTACCGAATCTGGTACTGGTGATCCCATTTCTGATTTTGCAGATATAGAAGAGGAATTAATTATGTGGTATCATAAAATTTTAGAAGGAAATAGAGACAAAGTTTCTAAATTAATTAAAACTGGTTCGGATGTTTTAGATGCCATTACTGATCTTTATCGTGGCATTGGCGTAACTAAAACACATGTCAAAGAAACTTTTCATGCAACAAATCTCGAAGACAAAGACTTTGATGATTTTGATATGACAGATACAAAAAAATTTGCATCACATCTTAGAAAAATCTCAAAACCTACATTGATTGTTGCAAACAAAGTCGATGTTGAGGGTGCAGACAAAAATTTTGTTCGATTAAGAGAGCGATACAATGATTCTATAGTAATTCCTGTTAGTGGTGATAGTGAGTTTGTACTTCGTCGAGCTGAACAAAAAGGCTTGATAAAATATTCCCCTGGTTCTGAAACCTTTGAAATTCTAAAATCAGATGAACTTAATGAAAAACAAAACAATGCTCTGAATTTTATTAAAAAAGGCATTATGGGTGAATACATGAGAACTGGAGTTCAATTTGCAATTAATGTTGCAGTATTCAAATTACTCAAGATGAATTCAATTTATCCTGTGGCTGATGATAAAAATTTGGCAGATAAAAAAGGTAGAGTATTGCCAGATCTTATTTTACTACAAGATGGTGCCACAATTAGTGACCTTGCAAAAGAAATTCACTCCGATTTAACAAAAGGACTTCTATATGCAAAAGATTTGAGATATAATCTGAGATTGCCTACTGACTACCAACTACGAGATAGAGATGTAGTCTCTCTAGTCAGTGCAGCAAAAAAATAG
- a CDS encoding NAD-dependent epimerase/dehydratase family protein: MSQQSSKNNMENAPYNILVTGATGFIGSRLISHLSKKGYKVKGMSRRNISDTENVKYVQADVFDQNQLEESLKGIETAYYLLHSMEGRKEEWKKFASREKIQAQNFLQAATKTGVKRIIYLGGLVDDSLDLSPHMKSRKEVGEILASGNIPVTELRASIIIGAQGGSYAMLRYLVERLPVMVCPSWVNSLAQPIAVDDVIEYLAGCLEHSETIGEIYEIGGSQKMTYEQLMRIYSKYLKKNLYIIHIPFLTTRLSSYWVDLVTPVKASLARPLIDSLVHDTIVSDNSITKIIPLKLKSVLDAINIATIEMRENPPSSPTREEHTGFKINQKLLLGSLIAMVLVGTTYYWLDDRVEIFQPAWIIAGVFWYIAIFAAIIFVKNKTRLGFLIAGLISWATLAFWLFDNFYILFDTSLIIEKPNELVTIRNFIWAAISILAVIGSHNTFHKIIDYQYKGKEI, from the coding sequence ATGTCTCAACAATCAAGTAAGAACAACATGGAAAATGCACCATACAATATTCTCGTAACAGGAGCTACAGGCTTTATTGGTTCTAGATTGATTTCCCATCTTTCAAAGAAAGGGTATAAAGTCAAAGGAATGTCAAGAAGAAATATTTCGGATACTGAAAATGTAAAATATGTTCAAGCAGATGTTTTTGATCAAAATCAGCTTGAAGAATCACTAAAAGGAATTGAAACAGCATATTATTTGCTTCACTCAATGGAGGGGAGAAAAGAAGAGTGGAAAAAGTTTGCATCACGAGAGAAAATTCAAGCTCAAAATTTTCTGCAAGCAGCAACAAAGACAGGAGTGAAAAGAATAATCTATCTTGGAGGATTAGTTGATGACAGTCTAGATTTATCCCCCCATATGAAAAGTAGAAAAGAAGTTGGAGAGATTCTGGCATCAGGGAATATTCCAGTTACTGAACTTCGCGCATCAATAATTATCGGAGCTCAAGGGGGCTCTTATGCCATGTTAAGATATTTGGTAGAAAGGCTACCAGTCATGGTATGTCCTTCTTGGGTAAATTCACTTGCACAACCCATAGCAGTAGATGATGTGATTGAATATCTTGCAGGTTGTTTAGAGCATTCGGAAACTATTGGGGAAATCTATGAAATCGGGGGCAGTCAGAAGATGACTTACGAACAACTCATGCGAATATACTCAAAATATCTGAAAAAAAATCTCTACATCATACATATTCCATTTCTGACTACACGTCTTTCTTCGTATTGGGTTGATTTAGTCACACCTGTAAAGGCATCATTGGCAAGACCACTCATAGACAGTTTGGTTCACGATACGATAGTTTCAGATAATTCAATTACAAAAATAATTCCTTTAAAGCTCAAATCAGTTCTAGATGCAATCAATATTGCAACAATAGAGATGAGGGAAAATCCACCAAGTTCTCCTACAAGAGAAGAACACACAGGATTCAAAATTAATCAAAAATTATTACTTGGATCATTGATTGCAATGGTATTAGTTGGCACTACATATTATTGGCTTGATGACAGAGTAGAAATTTTTCAGCCAGCTTGGATAATTGCAGGAGTGTTTTGGTACATTGCGATTTTTGCTGCAATAATTTTTGTCAAAAATAAAACTAGATTAGGATTTCTTATTGCAGGACTAATATCATGGGCAACATTAGCATTTTGGCTATTTGATAATTTTTATATTTTATTTGATACCTCGTTGATTATTGAAAAACCAAATGAGTTGGTTACAATTAGGAATTTTATTTGGGCAGCAATATCAATTCTAGCTGTAATTGGATCTCATAACACATTCCACAAAATAATTGATTATCAGTATAAAGGAAAAGAAATTTGA